One segment of Tenrec ecaudatus isolate mTenEca1 chromosome 1, mTenEca1.hap1, whole genome shotgun sequence DNA contains the following:
- the C4BPB gene encoding C4b-binding protein beta chain: protein MFFQFVGFLVLVRLTSASDVENCPDPASVDNSIFVAKQEEGQLLGTYFCLQGYHLVGKRTIHCNASMVWDAPSPTCHLGHCPDPALFNGEFNSLGPVQMSDNITFQCDDGYILMGSSWSQCLEDHTWEPPLPICKSRDCGPPGNPAHGYFEGNDFNAGSNITYYCEERYCLVGTQHQQCVDGEWSSTLPFCQQVPQTELEKVLLAFQEGKDLCQATKDFLKRLKESGLIMEEVKYVLEMKKAELEAKRLL from the exons ATGTTTTTTCAATTTGTGGGCTTTCTTGTGCTTGTGAGGCTGACTTCGGCTTCAGATG TGGAGAACTGTCCAGATCCTGCCTCGGTGGACAATAGCATTTTTGTTGCCAAGCAAGAGGAAGGGCAGCTTCTGGGGACTTATTTTTGCCTCCAGGGCTACCATCTGGTAGGAAAGAGAACCATTCACTGCAATGCCTCTATGGTGTGGGACGCCCCCTCTCCTACATGCCACT TGGGCCACTGTCCTGACCCTGCCCTCTTCAATGGTGAGTTTAATTCCTTGGGGCCTGTGCAGATGAGCGACAACATCACATTCCAGTGTGACGATGGCTACATCCTTATGGGCAGCAGTTGGAGCCAGTGTCTAGAAGACCATACCTGGGAGCCTCCCTTGCCCATCTGCAAaagca GAGACTGTGGCCCTCCTGGGAATCCGGCTCACGGCTATTTTGAAGGAAATGATTTCAATGCAGGATCTAATATTACTTACTATTGTGAAGAGAG GTACTGCTTGGTGGGCACCCAGCATCAGCAGTGTGTGGATGGAGAGTGGAGCAGCACTCTTCCATTCTGCCAACAAGTCCCACAGACTGAGCTGGAGAAGGTCCTC CTTGCCTTTCAGGAGGGTAAGGATCTTTGTCAAGCCACAAAGGACTTCCTGAAAAGATTAAAGGAAAGTGGCCTCATAATGGAGGAAGTAAAATATGTCCTGGAGATGAAAAAAGCTGAATTGGAAGCAAAAAGGTTGCTTTAA